Part of the Salinimonas iocasae genome, CCACCCCTGCAAACCCCTGTGCCGGTGAAAAGTGAGTAACCGGTAAAAGCACCTGCGGGCTGGGATTGCCATAATCCGGATAAACCCCCGCGATAGTATAGTCAGCAGAAGATAAGACCGGCTGGCCGCGCGACGACTCGCCCGCGTAAACCGCGCCAAGGGTAACGTTCTGAGCGACACTTTTATCAAACTTTAAGGCAAATTGCTGGTTAACAAATACTGCTCTTGCCCGGCTAAAGTCACGCCATGCCCGCGCGCTATCATCATTTATTACCGTATCAAGCATCAGGGTGGGGCGGGCGCTTACCGATACCGGGAAGCTTCTGACCGTTACCCTTTGCCTTGCCAGACTGCTCACCCCCCGAAAGACAGGTTGCGCGTCAGGTAACGCAGCAATCACTTCCTCATAGGGCTTTTCAGTGTACAAGTATGACGGTGCTGACAAGCGCTGTGATAACCAGCTTTCCGTTGCCTGCCGAAAGCTGTCCGTCATCACGTTCATGCCGATATTGGCGCTCAGTGCAATAAAAAAGGCGCATACGGCCAGCCGGGTTCTTGCTGATAACCTTACAGAACTTGCCGTTACGTAGCTGAGTAACGGGTAGCGGGAAGGAACAAGATGACTGATGAGTCGGGTTAAGTAAGGCAACCACAACAAAATTAATGCACTGCCGCCCAGCAATACGGCCGCGACACTGATTAGAGCAAACAGGGTTGTATCTGCAAGCCACAACAATAAGGCGGTGATCAGGATAATTGCAACACTGATAGCGAGCTGTACCACAAGTGGCCAGTCAGAATGTCGCACAGAGGCAGTTGCAGTGGCCTTTGTAAGCTGTCGCCCGGTGACAATACAAAAGATACTTAGCGCGGTAAAGGTAATGAGCAGCGCGCCAGAAATTGTCTGCGCCAGAAAAGGGGCCGGGCTGATAAATGCAGAGTCGAACAGGCTAGCAAAGGTTTGCTGTAACGCCGGCGTGAGCGCTCGCGTCAGATATAAACCTGCAATTACACCAACTGGCGCGCTGAGTACGCAGTAAAACGCCAGCTCTGCTAACAATGCTACCTGCAGCAATCGGGCACTCACGCCCATTTGGCGCAGGCGAATAGCAACAGACAAACGAGAGCGGTACATCAATAGCATGGCATTTAATACAATAAAAAATGCCACTACTGCCATCAGTACGCCCATGGCCCATAAGTTCAGCCTGAAGCTTTCGCTTAAGTTGCCTTTATCCAGCGCTGTAGCCGCCTGCTCGAATTGCAGATGATCGGGCAGTGCAGCGACAACAGCTTGCTGGCGTTCAGCATCGATAGTACTAATAGCAAGCAGCGCGGTGAGCGGGTGCGATGAAGTTGTAACCTGACCGGTATAAAATGCGCTGAGAGGCAGCACCAGGGTATCATCGGGGATGCCTTTTACCGCACGAACAGTTGTAATCGGGGCGCCGGTTTGTCTGATGACACCATCAGGGCATTGCAACTGTGATGCGGTTGACGGGGAGGCGAAGGCGGTAATGCCAGTTGGAGCGTTTATGGTTCCAACACTACCGTCGGCCAACTGCCATGACTGTGCCGCTTGCATATCTGCACCAAGCACACGAAAACCGGATATTTGTGTTTCTGCGCCGGCCTCACCAGTGCAAGTGAGCGAACGGGTATCCTCGCTAATAGCAATCCACTCGGTAAACCCGCTGCGGCGAAGGCTGACATAGTCGGCACGGGTGAGAGGGCTCGTGTTATCAGATGCCTGTTGTATGCGCGCATTGGCAAACAGCGAGGGGCTATCTGATGCGATATCCCCCTGACGCGCCCCTTCATTGATAAGCCATACTGCGGATACGCCGCCGGTAGCAATCAGTAGCGCTATGACAATGAGTGCTGGTTCCCAGGGTTTATATCTGGCCAGGTTAAGGAGGGTGAACAGCACCACTCGCAAACGATTAATCACGCCGGCTCACTGTGCAATTGCCCGTGTCTCAGCCAGCGCTGTTGCCCGGCCATTCGCGCGACATCATCACTATGGGTGACCACAACCAGCGTGGTTTTGAGCGACTGGCAGGTGTCGTACAGGGCTGCAGACACTTTATCACTGGTAGCTTCATCCAGATTGCCGGTCGGCTCATCAGCTAATACGAGGGTGGGTTTGTGTACCAACGCCCTGCTAATGGCCACGCGTTGCTGCTCTCCGCCAGATAACTGGTGCGCGGGCTTGTTTTTAAGATGCGTGATTCCAAGCAGTCCCATAATATGCAACTGATATTCATCATCGCTATTGCCCTTCAGACGGCTGGTGAAAGCGATGTTATCCCAGACATTCAAACATTCAATCAGATTGTAGCTTTGAAAAATAACACCAAGCGCCTGCCGTCTGAACCTGTCTGCATTTTTTTCAGATGAAAACGGTAATGTCTGGCTTCCAATGGTAATAGAGCCGCTATCAGGGGACTCGAAGCCGGCGATTAATGATAACAGGGTTGACTTGCCTGACCCTGATGCGCCACGAATACTCACCGATTCTCCATCGGCGACAGTCAGGCTCAGCTTGCTAAGAACCGGCGCATCGGTATTTGAATACCGCTTACTGATTGCGTTGATATTGATCATAGTGTTGCGAGCGATAATGAAGTTACAGGCACAGTGCTGACTACGGCAAAAACGATTTCAAAGCCCAGTACAGGTGTGCACATTTATACCAAATTGCTAAAAACTTATACGTGCTTTTTATTATCTTGTCATAAAGCTGTGCCAAGGTACTGTCTGCTAAATAACCAACAACGCCATTTCAGTCCGAATTGGCATAAAAACAGGAAGCGCTATGAAACGTACTTTTGCATCTTCAGTAAAGCGACCATTGGTTGCGGCAGCCAGTCTGCTCCCTTTAGCGGCGAGCGCACAAATCGCCAATGCCGATTTTGAAAGCTGGTCAGCAAACGGGCCGGATAGCTGGACAACGATAGATTCAGGCATAACGGTGAGTCAAAGCAATAGTCTGACGTATTCGGGCAATGCTGCAGCCGCGATAGATGTACTCACAGGCGCTCAAAGTGATACCGACTTTCGGCAAAGCGTCGACGTAGAGGCGGGCAAAAGTTATGAGTTCAGTGTATGGGTCTATCATACTGAGGGGAATCTGGCGGCCCGAATTTATGTGGATGGGTATCACAATTATTCCTCAGAAGCGCTGACCGGACAGTGGCAAAAACTGTCTTACAGCTATACAGCATCGACCTCGAAAACTATTGAAGTCGGCCTTCGTTTTTATGATCAAACGGGGTTTGATGGTGTTGAGCGGGTCTATATAGACAACTTCAGTCCGGCAGTATCTGGCGGCACCGGTAACGGTTGTTCACAAAGCAGCGGGACGTTTTCTTTAACAACAGATAATTACGGTAGTGAAACCAGCTGGCAAATTACTGACAGTAGTAATCAGCAGGTGATAAGCGGTAGTGGTTATGCCAGCAATACGACCACCGAAACACCGGTATGCCTGGCAGACGGTGACTATACATTAACGGTATCAGATAGCTATGGCGATGGCATTTGCTGCAGCTACGGCAGTGGTCAGTATTCGCTGAGCGTGGCCGGACAGACTCTGGCAAGTGGCGGGCAGTTCGGTGCGCAGGATGTTACTGCATTCTCAGTTGGTAGTGCCGGCGGTGGCGGTTCAGATCTAAGCGGCTACTACAGCAGTGCAGACGGGTTAACAGGCTTTGCACTTAAAACAGAGCTTTATAACATTATCAGAGGGCACAGCACCCAGTCTTATTCCGACCTGTGGACCTTTTATCAGAGCTACGGCGACGATAAGTATTACGAGAACGATGGCAGTATTCTGGATTTTTATTCAGAAAACCCGACAGGTAATGACCCGTACAACTTTACCGCCGGCGCAGACCAGTGCGGTTCATACAGCGGCGAAGGCGATTGCTACAACAGAGAGCATGCATTCCCGCGTAGCTGGTTTGGTGGTGCGGTAGCACCAATGAATACAGATGTTCATCATGTGTTTTCAACAGATGGTTATGTCAACGGTCGCCGCAGTAGTTATCCTTATGGTGAGGTTGGTAGTGCCAGTTATGTCTCGTTAAACGGCTCGAGGTTAGGTAATGCGGCATCTGGTCTGGGTTATAGCGGCACTGTTTTTGAGCCTATCGATGCGTTTAAAGGTGATGTGGCTCGTGCTTATTTTTATATGGCTACCCGTTATGAGCCGAGCATTGGCGGCTGGCAGTACAATTCTTCCTATGGCGATGCGGTACTTGATGGCAGCGACGCTCAGGTATTCGAGTCGTGGTTCTTAACAATGCTCAAGCAATGGCATGCACAGGATCCTGTTAGCCAGGCAGAGCGTGATAGAAATGATGCAGCGTACAGCTTTCAGGGGAACCGCAACCCGTTTGTGGATCATCCTGAACTGGTTAGCGAAATCTGGGGCAACTGATAACAACCATGACACGCCTGTATCAGTCAGGCGTGTCTTTTTAAGCGTTATGAAAGGTGCGTATAGAGAATAGATGCGCCGACAATAATTAGCGTGACCCCACCGAATATCTCGGCCTTATTTCCGATATAGCGTCCCAGTCGATGTCCGGCCAGGGTGCCAATGGTGACCATTGTTGCTGTCGCCAGACCAATTAACACCGCCGCAAGCACGATGTTCACACTGACAAAGGCCAGACTCACACCCACTGTCATTGCATCAATGCTGGTGCCAATCGCGGTGAATATGGTGGCACCGATAGCATGCTGCGTCATTGATGATGAACTTTCACCTTCCTCGCCATCATCTTTCAGACTGTTGATAATCATGTGTAACCCAAGCCCGCTTAGTAAGGTGAAGGCTACCCAGTGATCCCACTGCTCAATAAAAACTGCGCCGGCCGTTCCTATGAGCCAGCCGATAATCGGTGTAAGCCCCTCAACAGTACCGAAGATTAGCCCGGTTTTAAGCGCGTTCGGAATACGAGGGTGCTGTAATGAGGCACCTTTACCCAGTGAAGCCGCAAATGCGTCGGCTGACATAGCGAACGCTAAAGCCAGTAAAGCAAAAAAACTCATAACGGTAAAAAATAGTGGTTTTATCTATTGTCGCATGGAAATTATATCGCACATAAGTGTTCACATCGAAAAACAGCGCAATCGTACTAATAGCGGCTGGGATCAGCACGCAATGGTGTGGCGATGTAATCAAATGTCTTACAAAGAAGGGATGGTATTAGTGTTAGCGTCAGGGGAATATCTCATCAATACTTGTCAATTTCAGAGCCCTGGCGGCAATTGAGTAAACTATTCAGGAATCGAGCGTATCAATATCTGAAGATAGATTTTCAACAGATTGAAAGAGGAAAGCGAATGGATAAGGCCGCAAAAACACTTAAAAAATTATGTGAAATGGACTTTGATGCTATTGAAGCTTATGAAGAAGCAATGAAACGCTTAGAAGATAAATCAATATCAGACAAATTGGCGGAATACAGAAGCGACCATATGGCGCACACCGATACCTTAAATACGCTGTTATCCTCGCGTGGGGAAGAAGTCGTAGACGGGCCTGACAGTAAAAGGGTCTTAACAGAAGGGAAGGTTGTTATCGCCGACTTACTTGGCGATAAAGCAATTCTTAAAGCAATGGTGGCAAATGAGAAAATTACGGTGAAAGCCTATAAAGAGGCCGCTGACAATGACGCGCTGAACGCCGAAGAAAAGAGTAAAGTTGCAGAACATTATGAAGACGAAAAACGTCATCATGACTGGATCAAGTCGACCAGCGAGAACATGTAAGAACTGTAATTTATATGCGCATATAACCGCTGAAACTCTCAATATTCGGGTTAGTATTTTATATAGCGTTTTCTCTTAATAAGGAAACAGTGCAGCGATTTGCTGCACTGTTTTTTTCTGAAAGTTACTCTTCCTCTGTGTCTTCGTCAGTTTCCGTTTCAGCTTCCTCGACCAGTACCGCACCCTCTTCGGTGAGGGTACCTTCAAATTCCACCACCGCGCCGGTTTCCAGCGCTGCCAGGAATGTCTCAACACTGACGTCTTCGCCGTCAACTTCCAGTTCACTGTTCTCATCAAAAAGTAGCTGATAGCCGCTGACAGTAACAGAGGTTTCTGAAATTGCTTCAACCTGACCTTCTACAGAAACTTCAGTGTCCTCAGCGTCATCGTCTTCATCTTCGCCATTACCCTCGTTACCTTTTCCTGGTTTACCCTTATCTGGCATAACCTTGACTTCATCAGCTACCAGGCTGGTATCGCTATAATCACCTTCCACTTTGACGCTAACAGCTTCATTTTCATCGATGTAAGTCAAAAAGGTCTCCAGTGACATATCACCTCGTCCTTCAAACTCAGTGTCCTGGGTAAAGGTAACGGCTACGCCCGCGACAGTCATTCCTTCAGCTGTTGCCTGAGAAACCTTGCCTTTGATTTCACCGTCGCGGTCATCCTCATCGATTCGCTTCACTTTAAGCGCCATGACAGTACCATCATCAGTTTCAACTGATGCAATCTTGAGCAAATCGTTAACCAGAATATCGTCGAAGGTAAAGCGACGTTCTTCCAGTTCCGACTCATCTTCATACTGGGTATCGTCGTCAGCGACAAACGTAATGCCATTGACCACAAACGTTTGCGCGTCAGCATCAACACTGGTTACCGTGCCTTCTGTTTTGGTGTTGCTATCGCGCTTTTTAAACTCAACTTTTTCGGCAACCCATTTATCTTCGACCAGGCTTCCCTCAATATTCACCCAGATATTTTGCGTGAAGTCTTCACGAGTACCATCTTCAAAGTCAGTTTCTTCATCTAGTGCGAAATCGTAACGGTTAACTTTAAAGGTCCCGGCTGCTTCATCATAGCTGGTAACTACACCGGCTATGTCGACATCTTCAATATCGCTCATATCACGTGGTTGATCGTCAGATTCGCCCTCTATTTCAGTGGCAGTAAGTGCCGCGGAGGTTTCTGACGTGAGTGTACCTTCAACTTTCACCACCAGGCCATCAGTCAGGTCTTCAATAACCATCTCCTCGAAAGTAGCCTGACTGTAGTCTATGAGTTGCTGACCAATCAAGAATGTCTTTTCATCGGTATTCAGGCTGCTTATCTCACCGGCCAGTTTGACATCAGTATCTTCGGTCTCAAGTTTTACGAAGGTTGCGTAGAACCCATCTTCGGTGGCGTAACCACTCACTTCGACCATGTCGCCAACGGTCAGTAACTCGGCATCGGTTTCGTCAAACTCCGTTAAGTCATCAAAGTAAACATTCTGTCCCAGTACCGTAAACTGTGAGTTGGCGTTATCAATAGCACTAACAGAACCCTGCAACGTTTCTTCGTATACAATTTCGGTGGCCTGTGGATCGCTACCATCATCGGTTTGGTTCGCCATTACTCTGACGACCATACCCATTTTAAGCCCGGACTCCTGAGCACCACTTTCACCAGAGATGGTAAAAGCTGCACTGTCTGATACATACCGTTTGCCGTTAACATACACACTACCAAACCCGGTTACGACCCCTTCAATAACAGTTGAGCCCGAGGGTGACTGTTCTGTTGGTGGTGCCGTATCCGGCGTGTCATTGTTCGCAACTTCAGTTTGTGAATCACCACCGCCACACGCACTCAGTGTGGTGGCAATAGCCAGTGCAATCAGGGACTTTCCGAACGTCATAATAAATACCTCATTGTTACAGTGAGCTTCAGAATATGCGTTTACCATTCTTAAACAACAGGCTAGCAGTATACCAACCGATAAGTGCGCACCTTATGCCATAACTGTAACTTCGCGGATGGGCACTATGTATATGACGTGTAAAACTTTTTATTTAGGCTTTGTAAATTAAGAATTTAATTTTTCTTTAAAAAATGTGGAGGGTGATATTGCCTGATAAGCAGGGCTGAGTTTATTTTTCAGTCTTACACTGTCGGGTCATTATGTGATGTTACCGGCGTAGTGCCGCGCTCGGGCGCATCGTTTTGACGGAAACGGCCTATGGCAGAGGTGCCTATATCGTGAAATGGTCGGGTATAAGCCTGCACAACGTTGTGATGGCCGGCGTCCTGTCTGCCCAACCCGAAGCGTAGGCGCATGGCCCGCTTAGATAGCACCAGCGAGCCAAACATTCGATCCCAGACCGCCAGCGCAGTACCAAAGTTTTTATCAAAATGCTTTGGATTCGTGCTGTGATGAATCTGATGCTGTACCGGGCTGATAAACCATTTTTCCAGCTTGCCCCAACGCCATTTAACATGCGAATGACGCAGGTTGCTGCCCAGCATATTGAAGGCAAAAACCAGCGCGTTGGCGCCCAGGATATCGAACATCGACAGCGCGGTGCCGAAAAAGTAGTAACTGATGCCCACAGCAAAACCCTGTGCAATGGCCATGCGGGTAGCATAAAGGAAGCTTTCTACAGGGTGAGAGCGGTACACGGTCATCGGCGTCAGTACCAGTGCGGAATGGTGAACCTTATGAAAATGCCACAAAAAAGGAATTTTGTGCATCATCCAATGCAGTAAGAAGCGCGTAAAATCGTCAAACAGAAACAATATCAACGTAAATGCACTGATAACAATGACACTATTTTGCGTAACCGGAGGCTGATAGCCGAAAACGCTCTCCAGAGCATCACTGATACCCAGTGCGATAGGCACCATAGTAAGCACTATCGGTGCCCACAGCAACGCTCTGATCAGGCGGTTTATCACATACAACTGATAATCGAGCCGGGCAGAGCGATGCAACCAGATTTTGCGATTGAACAGTTGTCTTACAGCACCCTGTTGACCACGCAGGCCAAACTGAGTGGCTGTTACCAGCAAGCCAATAAGCAGTGCACCGAGCAGGTAGCCAGCAAATAACCTGCTATTCGGATCAAGCACAGCTTTCGCCATTTGTCCGAATTCAGTTAGCAGCAGGTCTGTCATCACTGGCTCCCTAAAGGTTTAAAATGCGTATTTAACACCGAGCTGGAACTGGCGCGACATATTGGGGCGGGCACCATAGGGACGGCGGCTTACGATATCTTCGTTATCCAGCAGGTTGGTTACTTTGGCATACACCCGGCTTTGCGGTGTTAGCTGATAACCTGCTGACACATCCATATTCAGTAGCGCATCCGTCTCTTTGCCCGCCAGTGTGCTATCGCGTACATCCCCGGTAAGTGCCTGCTGCGCAGACTCAGGCATGCTGTCAGAATACGAGGTAAGAATATGGATATCAACCTTGTCGCTAACCAAACCCAGACTCACAGACACCATATTCTCAGACAGATAAGGCACAGAAGCCCCTTCTTCGACGAAGCCCCACTGTGCGAACTCAGAATAGAATGTCTGATTAAATTCCGATTGTGTGTGAGTGTAAGTAACATTAAGCGGTAACGACCAGTCTTTCATCACCTGCCATTGACGCTGGTATGACGCTTCAACCCCGTACACATCGACATCGCCAGCCTGAAACGTGGTATCTGTATCGCAACCGGCAGATATTGAACAGGATTCAATCAGATTAGAGTAATCATTATAAAAGCCAACGAGTTCAACACGCTGAGTGGGCTGGATAAAGCGCCAGCCTGCTTCAAAGTTGTTACTCTGCTCGACGTCAATAGAGGCCGACTGAATAGGACTGGTCGGAACAAACCCCTGATGAAATCCGGCGAACAGGGCATGCTCTCGGGTTAGCTGATAAAACGCGCTGATTGCGGGCAGCCATATCCGGGTGGATTTATTTTGAAAGTCCTGCTCGAAGCCCGGTGCTCTGTTCTGGTACTCGCCGTCAATAAATTCACCGCGGATACCGGCGGTCAGCGAAAGCGCGCCAAAGGATACGGTGTCGCTGGCATAAACAGAAAAAGCATCTGTTTGCTCAGTGTTGGTGGTGGTGGCACGCGTTGGCTCGCCGGTTAGCGCCAGCTCACCCGAGCGCATGAAATAGTTGGTAGCAGTATGATTACGCTGAATTTCATCACTGTGATAACGTGCGCCAAACTCAACCTGATGGGCAAAGCCGGCCAAATTCAAATCCAGGCTGATATCCACCTGCACGCCCAGTGAATAATATTCTCTGGCATTGTTGCCCAGTACAATTTTCTCGCGTACGGTGCTGTCGGATTGTCCGGTCAGTATGCCGTAATACCCTGCGTTTTGTTCGGTGGCAGGGTTAGTCAGAATTTGCTGCAGGGTAGGTATCTGTCCGCCCAGAGAACTTTCAAACCCGTTAATTTTATTCCAGGCGCGTTCAAAGTTGTTGCGATAGACACGGGTTGTTACGTCAAACCAGTCGCCAGCCAGAAAGTGCGTCAGTTGCAGCTGATTATGTTCCCAGTCCATTTTGTCCAGCGCTGATGCAGCATATCGCCGATAGGGATCTTCAGCAAAATCGTCGTCAGTCAGTCCCAGGTAGGTTTCGTTGGAGGTTTCCTCACTGTAGCCACCCTTAACCTGCACATACTGATCATAGTGCGCGGTACTCAAATCGTAGCGCCATTTGGCCATCACATCGATTTTTTCAAAACCGGTATCTCCACCGTTATCCAGCGACTTAAACCCATCACTGCCAATGGCGATACCTTCTACCAGAAAACCGTGGTCGTTGATGGTATTACCATAATAGCCATGACCTTTGTAGTACCCGTCTGTTCCGCCTGCAATATCGAGCTGACCAGTTTGTTCGCCAGGTATCTGGCGGGTGACCAGATTCAGTGCGCCGGCGACCGTGTTGGGACCATAAGCAATAGTAGAAGGGCCCTTAGTGACCTCTACCGCCGTCATTTTACTGACCATAGGAAAATAGTAAGCTGCCGGTGCCGAGTAGGGCGCCGGGCCAATCAGCACGCCGTCTTCCATGATATTAATTTTTTTACTGCGCTCGGGCGTTACGCCACGAAAACCGATATTGGGGCGTAGTCCGAAACCGTCTTCCTGACGAATATTAACACCGGGTACAGTGGCAAGTACCCTTGAGATATCGTCAAACTCAAAGGCTTCAAGTGCTTCTTCAGTGATCAAAGTGACCGAACCTGCAGTGGTATCAAGCTGTTGCTGACTACCAATAATACTAATGTGCTCTAAACTGCTATCAGCCGGCTCGGCCATGGCTGATGCTGAGTAGGTCTGGCAGGCTGCAGCGACGGCAACCGACAGAATTCGTAATACGTGCTTTTGCATAAAATAACTGCTCTTATTAGTCGTTGTCGCCAGCAGAAGTGGCAGGCAGTTCCAGGGCCAGACTCTGGATAAAATCAGTCTTCACAGTGTCGGTGACATCTTTTACTTCTGAGTGAAGTTGTTCAACATCCTCTGTCTGCTCACTTAGCAGTGTTGAATATGAGCCAGTAAGGCTTTCGGCGTGACTGATAGCTGCATTGATGTCAGTAAGTAACCGTGTCGCAGTATCGCTGTCGCCGACATCATTCAGAAAATCATCGAACCCGGTATTGTCTGCTTCACCGCCTAGGTACAGAGCTTTCAATCCTTTCAGGTTGGCAATAATGTTTTCTAAAGAGTGGTCAGCGTAAACCGATTCAGCATTTTGCGGGCAAGGGGAGGTGCCGCAGTCATTCGCGATGATACCTACCGGGGTAGCAATTTTCGCGTCTTTGGTGACCTCTGTGATGTAAAACATCGCATCGCTGATATCGTTAACAGCCTCCAGAGAGACTGCGAACGGGCTATCCGGCTGACCGGCATTTTTTAAAACCTCACCATACCCCTGTTCGCCTTCAAAGGCAGCGACCAGTGTATTGGCATTCGTCACCAGATCTTGTGCAAGTAATTGCGAATAGGCACAACGGGCCTGACGTCGATCCTGCTCGGTGCGGTTATTCCAGCCCTCAGGCTCGGTGCCAGCGACGGTACACTGGTGATTTAAATCTGAATTAAAAAGCGTATATTCCAGTGCATCCAGGCCACGTCTGCTGGGCGTTCGCGTGGTTAAATCATACCCATCGGACTCTGCCAGCACCACATCCTGGTCGATGGCACATGCACTTACGTTAGGCCATGAATAAATTTTGTTGCGCAGCGCATAGCCATTATCAGCTAACGGACCTATTTGCATGACTTCGGCCAGTTGCCAGGTGGACATCGTTGCCTTCCAGCTTTGCTGCGCCTGCTCCTGTGCATCAGAAGCATCGCCAGATGTCAGCGTTTCACAATATGCCGTTATGTCGGCCTGAAGCGCAGTGGTATCTTCTGCAAATTTGTTATAGGTGGGCAGTAAAACATTATCTACAACTGAAGCCAGTAGCAGTGATTCGTTGAAATTGTTTTCTACAGGTTGTTCCGGCGCACTGTTATTACCATACTGCGCTCCCGTATCGCTGCTGGTGCTCTCGCCGCAGCCGGTTAACAAACCAGCCATCGCAACAGCGATAGTGTTAACCAGTAAAGAACGTTTCATAGGGACTCCATAAAAAAGACACCGCTGCTATGAAAGGCAGCGGTGTTCGTCGTGTCGGTTTACCAGTTGGCTACATTTTCGCTATCAAAGCTATATGCCTGCTCAAGAATATCGCGAGCCTGCATCAGTTCAGCCTGATAAGCAGCAACCGCATCGCTGTCGGTCAGCACTGGCTTGTCACCCATGAAAGCATGTAACTGGGCAAACTGTTCATCTGTCACAGGAGAGAAAGGATTAAACTGTAAGCCCAGCGCAAAGCCTTTCATCTCAGACCAGTGCTTGGCTAAATCGC contains:
- a CDS encoding FtsX-like permease family protein; this translates as MINRLRVVLFTLLNLARYKPWEPALIVIALLIATGGVSAVWLINEGARQGDIASDSPSLFANARIQQASDNTSPLTRADYVSLRRSGFTEWIAISEDTRSLTCTGEAGAETQISGFRVLGADMQAAQSWQLADGSVGTINAPTGITAFASPSTASQLQCPDGVIRQTGAPITTVRAVKGIPDDTLVLPLSAFYTGQVTTSSHPLTALLAISTIDAERQQAVVAALPDHLQFEQAATALDKGNLSESFRLNLWAMGVLMAVVAFFIVLNAMLLMYRSRLSVAIRLRQMGVSARLLQVALLAELAFYCVLSAPVGVIAGLYLTRALTPALQQTFASLFDSAFISPAPFLAQTISGALLITFTALSIFCIVTGRQLTKATATASVRHSDWPLVVQLAISVAIILITALLLWLADTTLFALISVAAVLLGGSALILLWLPYLTRLISHLVPSRYPLLSYVTASSVRLSARTRLAVCAFFIALSANIGMNVMTDSFRQATESWLSQRLSAPSYLYTEKPYEEVIAALPDAQPVFRGVSSLARQRVTVRSFPVSVSARPTLMLDTVINDDSARAWRDFSRARAVFVNQQFALKFDKSVAQNVTLGAVYAGESSRGQPVLSSADYTIAGVYPDYGNPSPQVLLPVTHFSPAQGFAGVVALYNSTDTSALALSDMGDTYIASQLIARSMETFDRTFVVTDALNIATLLVAGLCFAISVSVLMMDLRPQLSVLRALGVHQWQIKLTLLAQYMVFCLLTALLAVPFGILLAWVFINQVNRYAFYWHYPMSLSLDVLMQSVFISLAVVLCVLLLPVGRIKAKVDLRQETAV
- a CDS encoding ABC transporter ATP-binding protein, with product MININAISKRYSNTDAPVLSKLSLTVADGESVSIRGASGSGKSTLLSLIAGFESPDSGSITIGSQTLPFSSEKNADRFRRQALGVIFQSYNLIECLNVWDNIAFTSRLKGNSDDEYQLHIMGLLGITHLKNKPAHQLSGGEQQRVAISRALVHKPTLVLADEPTGNLDEATSDKVSAALYDTCQSLKTTLVVVTHSDDVARMAGQQRWLRHGQLHSEPA
- a CDS encoding endonuclease; the protein is MKRTFASSVKRPLVAAASLLPLAASAQIANADFESWSANGPDSWTTIDSGITVSQSNSLTYSGNAAAAIDVLTGAQSDTDFRQSVDVEAGKSYEFSVWVYHTEGNLAARIYVDGYHNYSSEALTGQWQKLSYSYTASTSKTIEVGLRFYDQTGFDGVERVYIDNFSPAVSGGTGNGCSQSSGTFSLTTDNYGSETSWQITDSSNQQVISGSGYASNTTTETPVCLADGDYTLTVSDSYGDGICCSYGSGQYSLSVAGQTLASGGQFGAQDVTAFSVGSAGGGGSDLSGYYSSADGLTGFALKTELYNIIRGHSTQSYSDLWTFYQSYGDDKYYENDGSILDFYSENPTGNDPYNFTAGADQCGSYSGEGDCYNREHAFPRSWFGGAVAPMNTDVHHVFSTDGYVNGRRSSYPYGEVGSASYVSLNGSRLGNAASGLGYSGTVFEPIDAFKGDVARAYFYMATRYEPSIGGWQYNSSYGDAVLDGSDAQVFESWFLTMLKQWHAQDPVSQAERDRNDAAYSFQGNRNPFVDHPELVSEIWGN
- a CDS encoding manganese efflux pump MntP, which translates into the protein MSFFALLALAFAMSADAFAASLGKGASLQHPRIPNALKTGLIFGTVEGLTPIIGWLIGTAGAVFIEQWDHWVAFTLLSGLGLHMIINSLKDDGEEGESSSSMTQHAIGATIFTAIGTSIDAMTVGVSLAFVSVNIVLAAVLIGLATATMVTIGTLAGHRLGRYIGNKAEIFGGVTLIIVGASILYTHLS
- a CDS encoding DUF2383 domain-containing protein, translated to MDKAAKTLKKLCEMDFDAIEAYEEAMKRLEDKSISDKLAEYRSDHMAHTDTLNTLLSSRGEEVVDGPDSKRVLTEGKVVIADLLGDKAILKAMVANEKITVKAYKEAADNDALNAEEKSKVAEHYEDEKRHHDWIKSTSENM
- a CDS encoding DUF5666 domain-containing protein, with protein sequence MTFGKSLIALAIATTLSACGGGDSQTEVANNDTPDTAPPTEQSPSGSTVIEGVVTGFGSVYVNGKRYVSDSAAFTISGESGAQESGLKMGMVVRVMANQTDDGSDPQATEIVYEETLQGSVSAIDNANSQFTVLGQNVYFDDLTEFDETDAELLTVGDMVEVSGYATEDGFYATFVKLETEDTDVKLAGEISSLNTDEKTFLIGQQLIDYSQATFEEMVIEDLTDGLVVKVEGTLTSETSAALTATEIEGESDDQPRDMSDIEDVDIAGVVTSYDEAAGTFKVNRYDFALDEETDFEDGTREDFTQNIWVNIEGSLVEDKWVAEKVEFKKRDSNTKTEGTVTSVDADAQTFVVNGITFVADDDTQYEDESELEERRFTFDDILVNDLLKIASVETDDGTVMALKVKRIDEDDRDGEIKGKVSQATAEGMTVAGVAVTFTQDTEFEGRGDMSLETFLTYIDENEAVSVKVEGDYSDTSLVADEVKVMPDKGKPGKGNEGNGEDEDDDAEDTEVSVEGQVEAISETSVTVSGYQLLFDENSELEVDGEDVSVETFLAALETGAVVEFEGTLTEEGAVLVEEAETETDEDTEEE
- a CDS encoding sterol desaturase family protein, translating into MTDLLLTEFGQMAKAVLDPNSRLFAGYLLGALLIGLLVTATQFGLRGQQGAVRQLFNRKIWLHRSARLDYQLYVINRLIRALLWAPIVLTMVPIALGISDALESVFGYQPPVTQNSVIVISAFTLILFLFDDFTRFLLHWMMHKIPFLWHFHKVHHSALVLTPMTVYRSHPVESFLYATRMAIAQGFAVGISYYFFGTALSMFDILGANALVFAFNMLGSNLRHSHVKWRWGKLEKWFISPVQHQIHHSTNPKHFDKNFGTALAVWDRMFGSLVLSKRAMRLRFGLGRQDAGHHNVVQAYTRPFHDIGTSAIGRFRQNDAPERGTTPVTSHNDPTV